A DNA window from Primulina tabacum isolate GXHZ01 chromosome 12, ASM2559414v2, whole genome shotgun sequence contains the following coding sequences:
- the LOC142521268 gene encoding uncharacterized protein LOC142521268 gives MAPTPTIFNNNNVQIHSDESEAAPTFRPPSSARRNIIPSFATFSSTTSTTPCTSPPHFKGIPFSWEKIPGIPKYQESHKSSKSTRSLLPLPPAGNSVSAAAATKNDPFLVALMECSKDDHGTDLGHFWKGSSKNFITRTLSDRFGFISMYGSCKRGCAVSESVVYLPRSARSST, from the coding sequence ATGGCTCCGACTCCTACAATATTCAACAATAACAACGTCCAAATCCACTCCGACGAATCCGAAGCCGCCCCGACATTCCGGCCGCCGTCGTCTGCTCGCCGGAACATTATTCCTTCATTCGCAACATTTAGCAGCACCACTAGCACTACTCCATGTACTAGCCCTCCCCATTTCAAAGGAATCCCATTTTCTTGGGAGAAGATCCCCGGAATCCCCAAGTACCAAGAATCCCACAAGAGTTCGAAATCGACAAGGAGCCTCCTCCCTCTCCCTCCGGCCgggaactccgtctccgccgccgCCGCCACGAAGAATGATCCATTTCTCGTGGCTCTAATGGAATGTTCCAAGGATGATCATGGCACAGATTTGGGCCATTTCTGGAAGGGTAGCTCCAAGAATTTCATTACAAGGACTCTGAGCGACAGGTTTGGATTCATAAGCATGTATGGCTCTTGCAAGAGAGGCTGCGCCGTGTCGGAATCCGTTGTTTATCTGCCCAGATCAGCACGATCCAGTACTTGA